DNA sequence from the Alteribacter lacisalsi genome:
CGGGGTAAAAGGGAAGGCAGAACGGCGGAAACAGATTGAAAAGATGATGGATGTAGTGGGACTGAACAGGAAGTTCATTTCACGGTACGCCCATGAATTTTCAGGCGGCCAGCGTCAGCGGATCGGCATTGCCCGGGCGCTGATCCTCAACCCGAAGCTGATTATTGCCGATGAGCCAGTGGCGGCGCTCGATGTGTCCATTCAGGCTCAGATCCTTAATCTGCTGAAAGACCTTCAGGAGGAATTCGGCCTCACCTATCTGTTTATCTCCCATGACCTGAGTGTTGTGCGCCACCTGTGCAACCGCGTGGCGGTGATGTACCTTGGAAGAATGGCGGAAGTGGGAAATACGGATAAAATTTTCGAGAATCCCCTTCACCCTTATACGCAGACACTTCTCTCAGCGATCCCCGTCTCAAATCCGCGCCATGAAAAGGAACGGATTATTTTGCAGGGCGATGTGCCGTCTCCGGTTGATCCCCCAAAAGGATGTGCCTTCGTAGGAAGATGTCCGAAAGCGCACGACCGCTGCCATTCGGATCGGCCAAAGTTGCAGAAAATGGGTGAAGATCATTACGTGGCCTGTCATTTATATGATTAAGGATCTGAGGTGTTAATAATGAGTGGTGTTCGGCAGAGTGTACTTGATCAGTGGCAGTCAGATCGTGTGCGGGGGCTGTATGAGGTATTTGAAGGAGAAGGAATCCGGCTGGTGCGATCAGGTGCCGGTGAGGTAAATAAACCGCTCCATCGGCTCATCCGTCCCTTTGAGGCACTCCCGCTCATCGCGACCGGAGCAGCGGAGCAGTTTCTCCTTACAGATCGTGAATTGGCCGCCTGCTGCGGACTTCCGCTCCGTCCTCAAGTGAGGGAACACAGTCTCCAAAGTGCTCTGTTTCGTTTTGGCATCGACCCTGATGCTTTTAACAAGTGGTCCAATTCTCTTTGCACTCAAGAGCCGTACCATCTCACTTCAGAGAAAGCCGCTCTGGCGGCCAGAGCAGGTCTCGCTGTTTTTCTGCACAAAGAATGGAGCGAAGCGGAAAAGCCTGATCATCCGGCTTCAAAAATGATTCAAACAGGCTTGGCATTCTGGGATCAGAATGATCCCAGCTCCTCTCTGCTTCAAATATCGGGAATGTACCGTTCGCTGAGTCACCCGGATAGTCTGCTTTCCTTCCCCTGGAGAAGAGGATTGGTGAGGCTGGCTGCAGTGATGGAGACTTTCTGTACGTCCCGCCTGGAAAACGGATGGCGTCTGTTTGCGGATGAGGAAAACGGAAGCGTTGCTCTTTGGAATCCTTTTAAAAAAGCAGGTGGTGCCCTGTCAGGAGATATTAAGAAAGAGGATTTTGAAGCGCTCTGCGGGAGTAGGACCAATGCTTTTGACCAGGCGGCAGAATGTTATAATTAGAAACTGCATGCAGAAAACACAGTCGTGTACTATCACAGAAAGCTGGTGAAATGATGCTCAAACTTATTCGAAATGCCGACGTTTTCGCTCCGGATCCTCTTGGGGTAAAAGATGTTCTGATAGCAGATGGAAGGATTGCGGCTGTAAAAGATCACATTTTCCCGGAAAATTTCAGTTCCGGGGAAATTGAGGTAATCAACGGTACTGGTTTGAAACTGATGCCGGGGCTGATCGACTCCCATGTACATATAACAGGTGGTGGAGGAGAAGGCAGCTTTAAAACACGTACGCCTGAACTGATGCTTTCTGATTGTGTAGCCGGAGGCATTACGACAGTTGTAGGGGTTATTGGAACAGACGGAACAACGAGAACAATGACCAACCTTGTGGCTAAAGCAAAGGGGCTTAAGGAAGAGGGCCTGTCCTGCTTCTGTCAGAGCGGCTCCTATCAGGTCCCGGTAAAAACGCTTACAGGTTCTCTTGAGCAGGATATCATTCTGATTGAGGAAATTATTGGTGCCGGTGAAATTGCAATTTCGGATCACCGTTCTTCACAGCCAACGAAGGAGGAACTTGCGAGAATTGCAAGTGAGGCAAGAGTCGGAGGGATCCTATCGGGCAAAGCAGGAGTAGTGAATGTTCATCTCGGGGACAGTCCGGATCGCCTGAAACTTATTGAAGAGGTGGTCGAAACAACGGATATCCCAATCACGCAGTTTGTTCCGACGCATATAAACCGGAACGAGGAACTGCTGGAGGCGGGAATTGCCTTTGCGATAAAAGGCGGCTATGTTGATTTTACAACAAGCACGACAAAAGAAATTCTTGCAGGAGACGAAACAAAGTGCAGCCGGGGCTTAAAGCGAATGCTGGCTGAAGGGGTCCCTGAAAACCGGATCACATTCACGAGCGACGGCCAGGGGAGCCTGCCGGAATTTGATAAGGCCGGGAACCTGAAAGGTCTGCGGATCGGACGTGTAACAAGTCTGTATAAGGAAGTGAAAGATGCGGTGCTGGAAGAAGGTGTGCCGTTTGAAACTGCCATTAAAGTGGCAACTTCCAACGTAGCAGAGGCTTATAAATTCAGACAAAAAGGAACTGTTGCTGCAGAAATGGATGCGGATCTTCTACTCGTAGATGCAGAAAATCTGGAGATTGACAGTGTCATTGCCGGAGGGAAATGGATGATGAAAAATAAAGAAATTGTGACGAAGGGGACATTCGAATAGTGTTTTTAAGATGAGGCTGGGACAAAAGTAAAATGTATAGAAGAAACCCGAACAAAAAGCTCATTAGCGGTGTATATTTCAGCAGCAATTAATCTGCACCGCTTGCTGATTGTCCGGATTTTCTTCTGTAAAAATACTACTGTCCCAGCCTCTTCTTTTCCATGTGAAGAATGAGCGGCATTGGTCACCCCTTTAAACCCGCTGTTGTCCAATAAAGAACCAGCTGTGTGCTATAATACAGGCAGAAGGAGTGTTTGGCTGTGGCAGATAAAAACATGGTTCTTCTGGCAGGCTCGGAGGAAACGAGACGTACACTCGTTGACCAGTTGTCGGAGTTTATTGGAACATTTGTGAATATTGAGAGTTTTGCGGTCGATGAAGGGATTGAACGTATTATTTCTGACCGCCTTGTTTTGCTGTCCTCCTATTTAATAGAGGAGGAAGTCAAACCGTTTATCGGCGAGAACTGCCAGATTATCATAGCGAAGCGGATCGTCAATTTTCAAAACATTGATCAGCTTTTTACTGTTCCTGTTGGGACTGAAGCACTTTATGTGAACGATTTTCCCGAAACGGTGAATGAGGCGATTGCTTCATTGAAATCCCTTGGCGTGGATCATATGAAGCTGTATCCGTATTTCCCGGGTAAAAAAATGGTAAAAGAAGCAGACCTCGCGATTACGCCAGGCGAAGTTAACCTTGTTCCGGACAGTGTGAAAACGGTCATGAACATCGGGCCCCGGCTTTTGGACATCACAACGATCATCACTGTTCTTGGCCGTCTCGGTCTGCTGGAAGAAAAGCAGGAGGAAGTCTCCACACGCTATATTCGGACAATCATTCAGCTGAGCCGGCGGCTGGCAGTAGCCACAAGTGAAGCAAATCAGGTAAGCGAGCATTTAAAAAAGGTAGTAGACGGCGTGCATGACGGTATTCTTGCAATTGACCGTAAGGGAACGATCACGGTATTTAACGGCATTCTCGAAAAACTGCTCGGTTTTCACAGTTCAAGGGTTATGGGTAAAAATATTCGTAATGTCCTTGGAAATCATCATCTGTGTGACTTCATCCTTAATAAAGAAGAAGGAGAAGCAGACGAGTATTTTACGGTTGATTATGCCGATGTGATGGTGCACCGGTTTACAATCGATTCTGACGGTACAACTGTGGCCACCTTTAAAAATGCCGTTGAAACGATCGAAATGGAACGAAAGCTCCGGAGGGAGCTCGTTAAGCGGGGGCACTACGGCAAATATACGTTTGACGATATTATTGGTGAGAACAAACAACTCACTGAAACAAAAACGATCGCCAAAAAACTGGCTAAAACACAGCTTACCATCCTGATACACGGCGAAAGCGGTACGGGAAAGGAGCTGTTCGCAAGCTCAATCCATCATGCATCTTCTCGTCATAAAGGACCTTTCCTAGCTGTGAATTTCAGCGCACTGCCTGAGGACCTTGTGGAGAGTGAGCTGTTCGGCTATGAAGAAGGGGCCTTTACCGGTGCAAAAAAAGGCGGAAGAAAAGGGTTGTTTGAGCAGGCGAACGGCGGGACGCTGTTTCTTGATGAAATCGGGGATATCAGTCTGAAGGTTCAGGCCCGGCTGCTTCGGGTTCTTCAGGAAAAAGAACTGCTCCGGATCGGAGGAAGCAAGATTATACCGATTGATGTCCGGGTGGTGGCTGCCACGAACCGGAACCTCCTTGAACTAATTGAAAAAGGAGAGTTTCGTGAGGATTTGTATCACCGTCTTAAAGTTCTGTTTCTTCATCTGCCGGAACTGCGAAACAGATTAGATGACATTGAATCTCTGATCCGGTACTTTATGCACCAGTCGGGACGGATGGATGTGAGACTGGAACCTGAAGTGCTTCAGCAGCTCAAACGCTATCAGTGGTACGGAAATATCAGGGAGCTGAAAAACACAATTGATTATATGCTTGCCGTCTGTGACGATCAGGTTATCAGAATCAAGGATATTCCCAACGAAAGCTTTTTCCAGTCCAAGCGGCATGGCCTTGCGAGTGATCCGGTACAGACAGCCGCTACCGCGGCAACAGTGACCACCATCCAGGAAAAAGAGCTGATCAGCGTCCTTTCCATTATCGACAGCCTTGAAAAAGAAGGGCAGTCCATCAGCCGGATGAAAGTAGCTGAAAAATCCAAGGAGACGGATGCGCCTCTTTCTGAACAGCAGGTACGCTACCGAATGGACCTTCTTGAGGAACGTGGGCATATCGAGAAAACCCGTGGCCGACTCGGATCACGCACAACAGAAAAAGGCCGCGGCTTCCTCGCCACCATCCATTGTTAAGCGGCAGTGTTAAGTGGGGGCGGTTCCTGCACGACATGTCACGCAGGAACCGTGCCACAAACAGGTATGCACCATGCTGTTCATAACAGAATGGTGCTTTTTGGTGTGCTCATAATGCGATGTCACAAATTGTTCACAAAGACCTCAGACCATTCTTGTTGACGTGAAAAAATAACAACGATTATAGTTAAGAAAGTTAACGGTTAACTTTCTTAATTTAAGGTAACAGTTAATAGAGTGCCGCGGTGGTTCATCAGAACATACTGGAAGGGAAGAGCGGATATGAAAATGGAACAGACCGTGCTGGCAATTGAAAGCCTCGTGGTTGAGGTTTTCCTCATGATCCAGCACGAATTCGGAACCGAATACGATAATAAACTATCATCTAATCAGCAGATGATTCTTTACCTGATCGGAAGGCAGGATATACATTATGTAAAGGATCTGTCCTACCAGCTGAACGTGTCGGCGAGTGCCGTCAGTCAGATGCTGTCAAAGCTTGAGCAGATGGGTCTGGTAAAGCGTGAACTGAATGCAGATAACCGGAGAACGGTTCCTTTTGAACTCGATCAGAAGGGGATTGATCTTCTTGAACATATGGAACAGACGAGACAGATGATTATGACAAAGTACTTAACAAAAATTCCCAAAGAAGATCTTGAGCACTTTCGCAGTGTTTATGAGAGACTTCGAGATCTGATGCTTGAAGAGAAAGAAAGGAGCAGACAATGAAATTGACCAACTTTTCAATCCGGAGGCCTGTGTTTACGCTTGTAGCGATGACACTGTTTCTGCTTCTCGGAGTGATCTCACTAACGAATATACCATTGAAGCTCATTCCCGATATCGATCCGCCGATCGGAGCCGTTGTTACAAGCTATGATGATGCTTCGCCGCAGGAAGTTGTCGATCAGGTATCCAGACCGATGGAAGAAAGCCTGTCCACTTTACCGGGTCTGAATAATATCAGCTCTATTTCCATGGAAGGCTCGTCTTTAACCCTGTTGGAGTTTTCATGGGCAACGTCGATTGACGATGTGGAGAACGATATCATTACGAGCATGAACCAGACACCTCTCCCTGACGGAGCGGGCACTCCGCAGTTTTTGAAATTTGATCCTTCCCAGTTTCCAATTATTCAGCTGAGTCTTTCATCCTCCGGGGATATTGATGAACTGAGCGAACTTGTCCGGGATCTGGAGCAGGAACTGCTGAAGGTGGACGGCGTCGGATCCATTGACAGTCTTGGGGATGTTGTGGACGAAATTCAGGTGTCGCTGAATCAGGATGAACTCGAATCATTCGGACTCACGCAGGACGAAGTCGCTGGTGCCATTTCTGCCCATAACGTTACTCAACCCGGCGGAAGTGTGCGGAGCGGGGACTTTGAGCTTACGACCCGCGTGCTGTTTGAACTGGCTGATGTGGAGGACATTGAAAATATTGTCGTCTCCCAGGATCCCGAAACAGGGGATGACGTTACGGTTGCTGACGTAGCAACGGTGGAACTCACATCGGAAAACAGCAGTGTGATTACCCGGACAAACCAGGATACTTCCATATTGATGAGTGTACAGCAGCAGTCCGATGCCAATACAGCCGAAGTATCAAGCCAGTTCAGCGAGCGGCTCAATGACCTGCTGGATGAGGACCGCTACAGTGACGTTGATACGGCAATGCTGTTTGACCAGGGTGAATTCATCGAGGAAGCCATCAGCAACGTATCACTTGCCCTGATCGCTGGTGGTGTGTTCGCTATGCTGGTCCTGTTCGCCTTTCTCAGAAGCTTTAAAACGCCGCTTCTGATCGGAATTGCCATACCATTTTCCGTCATCGTGACATTTGTGCTTCTCTACTTCACAAACTTTTCGCTTAACATTATGACGCTCGGTGGTCTGGCACTCGGAATCGGGATGCTGGTGGACAACTCGATTGTTGTCATCGAAAATATTTACCGTCATCTGAGTATGAAGAAAGACCCTGCCAGAGCAGCCCGTGACGGAGCGAAGGAAGTGGCCGGTGCCATAACGGCATCCACACTGACCACGGTCTCTGTTTTCCTGCCGGTGATCTTTATTACCGGTATTGTCGGAAATCTGTTCAGGGAATTCGCCCTAACGGTATCCTTCAGTCTGTTTGCCTCGCTTCTTGTGGCATTGACAGTCGTGCCTATGCTTGCGGCCCGCTGGCTGAAAGAGCCGGAGGAAAATCTGGAGGAGAAGCGCCAGGAAAGCCGTTTTGTCCGGACATTTGATAAATCAGCACGCTGGTCGCTCAGACACCGTTTCGGGATTATCTTCATCACGTTCCTCCTTCTCGGCGGAGGGGCCGCAGGGGTTTATACAGTCGGTACCGAGTTCCTGCCGACAACGGACGAAGGCTTTTTCCAGGTCGAAATCGAAATGGAAAATGGGACGCCGCTTGAAGATACCTTTGCCGTCATTGAAAATGTAGAAGATGTTCTGGATGCCTATTCTGAAATTGAAGATTACACAAGTGTCACCGGCTCGGGAGGTCAGGAGGATAACGTACTCGGCGGTGGCGGAGGAGACGAAGGCTTTATTTACGTCAGTATGGTTCCTTTCTCTGAACGGAACGTAAGTACCGCGGAGTTTGCAGAGGAGGTCCGCAGGGAGATTGAACGTGCAGCAGAAGACGCCGAGGAAGTCACCATACAACTGGAAGCCTCATTCGGCGGTAATCCGAATACGTACAGTTTTGATGTAACAGATACGAATTCAAACCGTCTTGAGGAAGCCGTTGAAACCATTCAGGAAGAATTGGAAGATATGAATGAGTTCCAGGAAGTGACGAATGACCGTGCGGACACCGTTCCTGAAGTCCAGGTCGAAATCGATGCTGAGGCAGCCAGGGAGGAAGGCCTCACACCTGCTGACGTTGCCAATGCTGTAAATTCAATCATGCGCGGTACGACAGCGACCCAGATTGTGACAGAAGACGATGATGTGTACGAAGTGCGGGTTCAGTATCAGGAAGAGTTTATTGAAGATATTGAAGCACTTGAAGATCTGCTGATCAGAAACGGGGAAGGCGGCTACGTGGCCCTCGCGGATATCAGTGATATTGAAGAAGGAGAGGGACCTGTCCAGATTAACCGGATTAACCAGGAGGATGCCGTCCAGTTCAGTCTTCAGTACCGGACCCAGTACACACAGGGAGAAATCAACCAGCTCGTTCAGTCAACACTGGATGAT
Encoded proteins:
- a CDS encoding ABC transporter ATP-binding protein: MTKPLLDVKDLKIHFPQRKGVIKKRTTYVKAVDGISFTLNEGETLGLVGESGCGKSTTGRGITRLVPVTDGEVRYEGTDIASLSKSELREHRKNMQMVFQDPYASLNPRLTVEDILAEPLKAHGVKGKAERRKQIEKMMDVVGLNRKFISRYAHEFSGGQRQRIGIARALILNPKLIIADEPVAALDVSIQAQILNLLKDLQEEFGLTYLFISHDLSVVRHLCNRVAVMYLGRMAEVGNTDKIFENPLHPYTQTLLSAIPVSNPRHEKERIILQGDVPSPVDPPKGCAFVGRCPKAHDRCHSDRPKLQKMGEDHYVACHLYD
- the iadA gene encoding beta-aspartyl-peptidase, whose product is MLKLIRNADVFAPDPLGVKDVLIADGRIAAVKDHIFPENFSSGEIEVINGTGLKLMPGLIDSHVHITGGGGEGSFKTRTPELMLSDCVAGGITTVVGVIGTDGTTRTMTNLVAKAKGLKEEGLSCFCQSGSYQVPVKTLTGSLEQDIILIEEIIGAGEIAISDHRSSQPTKEELARIASEARVGGILSGKAGVVNVHLGDSPDRLKLIEEVVETTDIPITQFVPTHINRNEELLEAGIAFAIKGGYVDFTTSTTKEILAGDETKCSRGLKRMLAEGVPENRITFTSDGQGSLPEFDKAGNLKGLRIGRVTSLYKEVKDAVLEEGVPFETAIKVATSNVAEAYKFRQKGTVAAEMDADLLLVDAENLEIDSVIAGGKWMMKNKEIVTKGTFE
- a CDS encoding efflux RND transporter permease subunit, whose translation is MKLTNFSIRRPVFTLVAMTLFLLLGVISLTNIPLKLIPDIDPPIGAVVTSYDDASPQEVVDQVSRPMEESLSTLPGLNNISSISMEGSSLTLLEFSWATSIDDVENDIITSMNQTPLPDGAGTPQFLKFDPSQFPIIQLSLSSSGDIDELSELVRDLEQELLKVDGVGSIDSLGDVVDEIQVSLNQDELESFGLTQDEVAGAISAHNVTQPGGSVRSGDFELTTRVLFELADVEDIENIVVSQDPETGDDVTVADVATVELTSENSSVITRTNQDTSILMSVQQQSDANTAEVSSQFSERLNDLLDEDRYSDVDTAMLFDQGEFIEEAISNVSLALIAGGVFAMLVLFAFLRSFKTPLLIGIAIPFSVIVTFVLLYFTNFSLNIMTLGGLALGIGMLVDNSIVVIENIYRHLSMKKDPARAARDGAKEVAGAITASTLTTVSVFLPVIFITGIVGNLFREFALTVSFSLFASLLVALTVVPMLAARWLKEPEENLEEKRQESRFVRTFDKSARWSLRHRFGIIFITFLLLGGGAAGVYTVGTEFLPTTDEGFFQVEIEMENGTPLEDTFAVIENVEDVLDAYSEIEDYTSVTGSGGQEDNVLGGGGGDEGFIYVSMVPFSERNVSTAEFAEEVRREIERAAEDAEEVTIQLEASFGGNPNTYSFDVTDTNSNRLEEAVETIQEELEDMNEFQEVTNDRADTVPEVQVEIDAEAAREEGLTPADVANAVNSIMRGTTATQIVTEDDDVYEVRVQYQEEFIEDIEALEDLLIRNGEGGYVALADISDIEEGEGPVQINRINQEDAVQFSLQYRTQYTQGEINQLVQSTLDDLDLEEETTISTTGDQQLFDDAIGDLVMALILAIVFVYLVMAAQFESLKYPFVIMFSVPLVVIGVAIGLTVTQTPVSVMSFIGFIVLAGIVVNNAIVLVDYINKQKEAGMKSYDAIVTGVKDRARPIFMTAATTILGLVPLAAGIGEGTELQQPLAITVIGGLISGTFLTLFLIPVLYSFFDKETRNLNKKYVTPDGQLVPAYLLDERYTSDQAGERQRMITGRSPEEDADFEEFYREEPEPPHEEEPPYLEEGEYREVTGETTWEIEGQRDDHATDSEELPSRKKRHKADDMTREELLRMLERIVERNKRKDD
- a CDS encoding MarR family winged helix-turn-helix transcriptional regulator is translated as MKMEQTVLAIESLVVEVFLMIQHEFGTEYDNKLSSNQQMILYLIGRQDIHYVKDLSYQLNVSASAVSQMLSKLEQMGLVKRELNADNRRTVPFELDQKGIDLLEHMEQTRQMIMTKYLTKIPKEDLEHFRSVYERLRDLMLEEKERSRQ
- a CDS encoding sigma 54-interacting transcriptional regulator; the encoded protein is MVLLAGSEETRRTLVDQLSEFIGTFVNIESFAVDEGIERIISDRLVLLSSYLIEEEVKPFIGENCQIIIAKRIVNFQNIDQLFTVPVGTEALYVNDFPETVNEAIASLKSLGVDHMKLYPYFPGKKMVKEADLAITPGEVNLVPDSVKTVMNIGPRLLDITTIITVLGRLGLLEEKQEEVSTRYIRTIIQLSRRLAVATSEANQVSEHLKKVVDGVHDGILAIDRKGTITVFNGILEKLLGFHSSRVMGKNIRNVLGNHHLCDFILNKEEGEADEYFTVDYADVMVHRFTIDSDGTTVATFKNAVETIEMERKLRRELVKRGHYGKYTFDDIIGENKQLTETKTIAKKLAKTQLTILIHGESGTGKELFASSIHHASSRHKGPFLAVNFSALPEDLVESELFGYEEGAFTGAKKGGRKGLFEQANGGTLFLDEIGDISLKVQARLLRVLQEKELLRIGGSKIIPIDVRVVAATNRNLLELIEKGEFREDLYHRLKVLFLHLPELRNRLDDIESLIRYFMHQSGRMDVRLEPEVLQQLKRYQWYGNIRELKNTIDYMLAVCDDQVIRIKDIPNESFFQSKRHGLASDPVQTAATAATVTTIQEKELISVLSIIDSLEKEGQSISRMKVAEKSKETDAPLSEQQVRYRMDLLEERGHIEKTRGRLGSRTTEKGRGFLATIHC